The Lysinibacillus pakistanensis genome includes a window with the following:
- a CDS encoding amino acid permease — protein sequence MGALQKSLKTRHITMISIGGVIGTGLFVGTGKNILSTGPAAVVSYAIACLLIVLIMQMVGEMAAGEIVLGEKANGSAELGSFASYAGKYIGPWAGFTVGWLYWASWVFIVGLEAALIGGMLHNWFPFIPIWVGSIGITLLMTIINIYSVKSFGEFEYWLSFVKVSAILVFLVVGLAMILGIWPNYEAKGLGILTEFGGFAPNGIVPIFTAIVFVIFSICGAEVAAIAAAESENPAKNIVRAIRNVVFRLGLFFVGSVAIMVLILPWNDTKMLAAPYANILTLAGLPIAAQIIQIVIFISLISVLNSALYTSSRMLLEMSRQGDAPKVFSQIKNRRGAPVPAIIGSTVVAYICAMLYFISPEVIFYFLGNCVGGLMIAVYIFIAISQIRFRRYYDKVSNEPLSIRMWLFPYLSYVTIGILTVVYLCQALIESLRSQFYLSTLVLILSVVLFMIMRKLSTRPEEKIEEKLASE from the coding sequence ATGGGAGCTTTGCAAAAATCACTGAAAACACGGCATATTACAATGATTTCCATTGGAGGGGTAATTGGTACAGGGCTATTCGTTGGTACAGGGAAAAACATTTTAAGCACTGGTCCAGCGGCAGTCGTTTCATATGCAATTGCATGCTTACTGATCGTTTTAATCATGCAAATGGTTGGAGAAATGGCGGCAGGAGAAATTGTGCTTGGGGAAAAGGCTAATGGTTCTGCAGAGTTAGGTTCATTTGCTTCATATGCAGGGAAGTATATTGGTCCATGGGCAGGCTTTACTGTGGGCTGGCTATATTGGGCAAGTTGGGTATTTATTGTGGGGCTAGAAGCGGCACTTATTGGGGGAATGCTGCATAATTGGTTCCCGTTTATACCAATTTGGGTTGGAAGTATCGGCATCACATTGTTAATGACCATCATCAATATTTACTCTGTAAAATCATTTGGAGAATTCGAATATTGGCTTTCCTTCGTTAAAGTTTCAGCCATTCTCGTATTTTTAGTAGTTGGTCTAGCTATGATCCTAGGCATTTGGCCAAATTATGAGGCAAAGGGATTAGGAATCTTAACAGAATTCGGTGGATTCGCACCAAATGGTATTGTCCCAATTTTTACTGCCATTGTTTTTGTCATTTTCTCTATTTGCGGTGCAGAGGTAGCGGCTATTGCAGCAGCAGAGTCTGAAAATCCAGCGAAAAATATTGTTCGTGCCATTCGCAATGTTGTGTTTCGATTAGGGCTATTTTTCGTAGGCTCAGTAGCTATTATGGTTTTAATTTTACCTTGGAATGATACAAAAATGTTGGCAGCACCATATGCAAATATTTTAACGCTAGCAGGGCTTCCTATTGCTGCTCAAATTATACAAATCGTCATTTTTATTTCATTAATCTCAGTTTTAAATTCTGCACTGTATACAAGCTCACGTATGTTACTTGAAATGTCACGTCAGGGTGATGCGCCGAAAGTATTTTCGCAAATTAAAAATCGGCGAGGAGCACCGGTACCTGCCATTATCGGAAGCACAGTGGTGGCGTATATCTGTGCGATGCTATATTTCATTTCACCTGAAGTTATCTTCTATTTTTTAGGTAATTGTGTTGGTGGATTGATGATTGCGGTTTATATTTTTATTGCTATTTCCCAAATTCGTTTCCGACGTTATTATGACAAGGTTTCAAATGAGCCATTATCGATTAGAATGTGGTTATTCCCATATCTTTCTTATGTCACAATTGGAATTTTAACCGTTGTTTATTTATGTCAAGCGCTCATAGAATCATTACGCTCTCAGTTTTATTTAAGTACATTAGTTTTAATACTCTCAGTTGTACTGTTTATGATTATGCGAAAGCTGTCGACAAGACCAGAAGAAAAAATAGAGGAAAAGCTAGCCTCAGAGTAG
- the rpoN gene encoding RNA polymerase factor sigma-54, protein MQIAIKTSQKVMQVLSAQLVQHLEILQYSTNELEQFIYDKANENPLLVVTDAAVKRQYEEISQLASYSVKSFSSRYYEPKRNSFNFVEMGLAAKESYERFLLEQVPLHKNLSSMDLKILTFLIQSLDDRLFLDVDVELVADKFKTSILHVEALLDLLQTFEPVGVGARNTKEYLLIQVDRDELAPNLTYQFIQDDLELVAAQAIKQLSKKYKTPIHEVKNTVDYIKNLRPVLLGDKLEAIPYIIPEIEVEKFDEEWLIKLNRGYVPAITIDQHYVEILKNDPNCKTYFQDTMKDALLLIQGIEQRDKTLYEITRLLVKLQEDFFHQGIEAIKPLRLKDVADILGLHVSTISRAVRGKYIKTTHGVYALQTLFTKGVMNSSGKMDSIMYIKKRLKQLIEGEDKQKPLTDQLITKILSGEGIQISRRTVAKYREEMNIMSSFNRAYG, encoded by the coding sequence GTGCAAATAGCTATAAAAACTTCACAAAAGGTTATGCAAGTTTTATCAGCGCAGCTTGTACAGCATTTAGAAATACTGCAATACTCTACAAATGAGTTAGAACAGTTTATTTATGACAAAGCCAATGAAAATCCTCTATTAGTTGTTACTGACGCAGCGGTAAAAAGACAATATGAGGAAATTTCCCAATTAGCAAGCTATTCCGTTAAGAGTTTTTCCTCGCGCTATTATGAGCCAAAACGTAATTCGTTTAATTTCGTTGAGATGGGGCTAGCTGCAAAAGAAAGCTATGAACGATTTTTATTGGAACAGGTGCCTTTGCATAAAAATCTTTCTTCAATGGATTTAAAAATCTTGACGTTTTTAATTCAATCCTTAGACGATCGTTTATTTTTAGATGTGGATGTTGAATTGGTCGCCGATAAATTTAAAACAAGTATTTTGCATGTAGAGGCATTATTGGACTTACTTCAAACATTTGAACCAGTAGGAGTAGGGGCACGGAATACAAAAGAATATTTACTTATTCAGGTAGATAGAGATGAACTTGCACCCAATTTGACCTACCAATTTATCCAAGATGATTTAGAGTTAGTAGCTGCACAGGCCATCAAACAATTAAGTAAAAAATACAAAACACCCATACACGAAGTAAAAAATACTGTGGACTATATAAAAAATTTACGACCAGTGCTATTAGGAGATAAATTGGAAGCGATTCCATATATCATTCCCGAAATTGAAGTTGAAAAATTCGATGAGGAATGGTTGATTAAATTGAATCGTGGATATGTACCAGCCATTACAATTGATCAACATTATGTAGAAATATTAAAGAATGATCCAAACTGTAAAACATATTTCCAAGACACAATGAAAGATGCTCTGTTATTAATACAAGGAATTGAGCAACGTGATAAAACACTTTACGAAATAACTAGATTACTAGTGAAATTACAAGAGGATTTTTTCCATCAAGGAATTGAGGCTATAAAGCCCTTGCGTTTAAAAGATGTTGCGGACATATTAGGGTTACATGTGTCAACGATTAGTCGTGCTGTTCGTGGAAAATATATAAAAACCACCCACGGCGTATATGCTTTACAAACGTTATTTACAAAGGGTGTGATGAATAGTTCTGGAAAAATGGATTCGATTATGTATATTAAAAAGCGACTTAAACAGTTGATTGAAGGTGAAGATAAACAAAAACCTTTAACGGATCAGCTAATTACCAAAATATTAAGTGGCGAAGGTATTCAAATTTCTAGACGAACAGTAGCGAAGTACAGAGAAGAAATGAACATTATGAGCTCATTCAATCGAGCATATGGATAG
- a CDS encoding acyl-CoA dehydrogenase family protein — protein MSEMKDMITEVVERMLKENVDKDLVDTVEQGDWAPALWELFEENGMTVVAVTEENGGAGGDIEDLLNIVRLTGKYAAPIPFIETTFANYLLEYLNLQILEGLATYRLSTNQVFTLENGTLTGEAHHIPWARHVKHLVTLAYSSEGTHLVEIDLSQADIKQGTNLAGEPRDTVTFQHALVSQTSSVLSPDEIHKLTTLCTAFQLALMTGAIDKINDLTIQFTKEREQFGRPIHRFQLVQQHIVHLAGETALALAAFNNVTEALLTNNENSEVAYARIRFEEIIQAVTTISHQVHAAIGTTHEHSLHQFTRRLWAWRDEGVNSSYWTNIVALQLMENSEDSLWAYLTTSNSSSPLLKVEG, from the coding sequence ATGAGTGAGATGAAAGACATGATTACGGAAGTTGTTGAGCGTATGTTAAAGGAAAATGTCGATAAGGATTTAGTCGATACTGTAGAACAAGGTGATTGGGCACCTGCTTTATGGGAATTATTTGAGGAAAATGGTATGACGGTTGTAGCCGTTACCGAAGAAAATGGCGGTGCAGGGGGCGATATTGAAGATTTATTGAATATTGTTCGATTAACTGGAAAATACGCTGCTCCGATCCCATTTATTGAAACAACCTTTGCGAACTATTTACTGGAGTATTTAAACTTACAGATACTAGAAGGTTTAGCAACATATAGGTTATCTACGAACCAAGTCTTTACGTTAGAGAACGGGACATTAACAGGTGAGGCTCATCATATACCTTGGGCACGTCACGTGAAGCACCTAGTAACACTTGCTTATAGTTCAGAGGGTACACATCTAGTAGAAATAGATTTAAGTCAGGCTGACATTAAACAAGGCACAAATTTAGCAGGCGAACCGCGTGATACTGTGACATTCCAACATGCACTAGTTTCACAAACGTCTTCTGTGTTATCTCCTGACGAAATACACAAATTAACAACACTCTGTACTGCCTTTCAATTAGCCCTGATGACTGGTGCTATTGATAAAATAAATGACTTAACAATTCAATTTACGAAGGAGCGTGAGCAATTCGGTCGACCGATTCATCGGTTCCAGCTTGTTCAGCAGCATATTGTTCACTTAGCAGGTGAAACGGCTCTTGCTTTAGCGGCATTTAATAATGTAACCGAAGCCCTTCTTACAAACAATGAAAATAGTGAGGTTGCATACGCCCGCATTCGTTTTGAAGAAATCATTCAAGCAGTGACAACCATCTCCCACCAAGTCCATGCAGCCATCGGTACAACCCACGAGCATAGTTTGCATCAATTTACACGTAGACTTTGGGCATGGCGCGACGAAGGAGTAAATTCCTCTTATTGGACTAATATTGTAGCATTACAGCTAATGGAAAATAGCGAGGATAGTCTTTGGGCGTATTTGACTACTTCTAATAGTAGTTCCCCATTACTCAAAGTAGAAGGATGA
- a CDS encoding acyl-CoA dehydrogenase family protein: MLHLPTVQFTEEQEQFRVEVRAFLQDELAKGTFTPKCDSWLSGDDPEFSRLIGQQGWIGLTWPKKYGGQERSTIDRYILTEEFLAVGAPVAAHWFADRQTGPLLLRYGSEEQREFFLPQIVKGECYFGIGLSEPNSGSDLASVTTRAEKVEGGWIVNGQKIWTSNAHLCHYMVTLVRTSPFDGKNKHAGLSQLIIDLQAQGVTIVPIKYLTGEHHYNEVFFDNVFVPDNMVVGEIGNGWAQGLAELAFERSGPERILSTFPLIDELIQELKRQNNSQGLTQASKIVARLWSLRNLSIGVAQLLESGNSEDVSIPAALVKALGTKFEQSIPEITRLIIQTYPSLDADRKIDRFMAQSILHAPGFTIRGGTSEVLYGVVAKGVVAQ, encoded by the coding sequence ATGCTTCATTTACCAACGGTGCAATTTACAGAAGAACAGGAACAATTTCGTGTAGAGGTTAGAGCTTTTCTACAGGATGAATTAGCAAAAGGAACCTTCACACCGAAATGTGATTCTTGGTTAAGTGGGGACGATCCTGAGTTTTCTAGATTGATTGGTCAACAAGGTTGGATTGGCTTAACTTGGCCAAAAAAATACGGTGGTCAAGAGCGAAGTACTATTGATCGGTATATTTTAACAGAAGAATTTTTAGCCGTTGGCGCCCCTGTTGCAGCACATTGGTTTGCCGACCGCCAGACAGGTCCTCTTCTTTTACGTTATGGGTCAGAAGAACAGCGTGAATTTTTCTTACCACAGATTGTGAAAGGCGAATGCTACTTTGGCATAGGGTTAAGTGAACCTAATAGTGGCTCTGACCTAGCTTCAGTCACTACACGTGCTGAAAAAGTAGAAGGTGGCTGGATTGTAAATGGGCAAAAAATATGGACGAGTAACGCTCACCTTTGTCATTATATGGTCACTTTAGTACGAACAAGTCCGTTTGATGGGAAAAATAAGCATGCTGGCCTAAGTCAGCTCATCATCGATTTACAAGCACAAGGTGTAACCATTGTTCCCATAAAATATTTAACTGGTGAGCACCATTACAATGAGGTGTTCTTTGATAATGTTTTTGTACCAGACAATATGGTAGTTGGGGAAATCGGTAATGGCTGGGCTCAAGGATTAGCAGAACTTGCCTTTGAGCGTAGTGGCCCAGAGCGAATATTGAGCACATTCCCATTAATTGATGAGCTTATTCAAGAGCTAAAGCGCCAAAATAATTCACAAGGATTAACGCAAGCATCCAAAATTGTTGCTCGTCTTTGGAGTCTAAGAAATCTATCAATTGGTGTGGCTCAGCTTTTAGAATCTGGTAATAGTGAAGACGTCTCTATTCCAGCAGCACTTGTGAAAGCACTTGGGACGAAATTTGAGCAAAGTATTCCTGAAATCACACGTCTAATCATACAGACTTATCCTTCACTTGATGCCGATCGTAAAATTGATCGCTTTATGGCCCAGTCTATTTTACATGCACCCGGCTTTACCATTAGAGGTGGAACTTCAGAGGTATTGTATGGCGTTGTAGCGAAAGGAGTTGTAGCACAATGA